In Panthera leo isolate Ple1 chromosome F3, P.leo_Ple1_pat1.1, whole genome shotgun sequence, one genomic interval encodes:
- the LY9 gene encoding T-lymphocyte surface antigen Ly-9 isoform X3, translated as MAGPKKHPDDWVLRSFSRKPQKSQPHVFSPLLWTHLLFLLVGLEASGKDSPPTVVPGILGGSVTFSLNISVDTEIEHVTWNGPQKALALAVTETQVIIMDKSYQNRLNISWNYSLSISNLTLKDAGSYKAQINRKNSEVTADEEFILRVYEQVQVPRVVVKSVNMSDSASCNITLICSVERAGTSVLYSWTPKNTHASESHGASTITIYWMPCDPDLPYTCTARNPVSQSTSGPIHARQFCTAPGASRGGSTGETVVGILGESVTLPLTLSASRYVNNIVWMFNTSIITKKQEVKPKIPDENSGQDYSLKIGQLKMENAGHYYAYVCSEASRVISRRHFTLLIYRRLKKPKVTGSLELSEDGICRVSLTCSVEDSGHNVTYLWTFLQKGTVMSQGGSHLNISWRSDENHPNFTCTTRNPVSKSFQSFLPGDICPGQERNMKLYIGLSLVALVLLCFGISIWWCMWKQKGRRGFLRSVASALDHILGPLQAYSVPDSSSNQAETPADAPGYEKLDTLLKTAKQRSRPPSASSSDSSATTEETTDMVKAGRCQEDTGPDSASERPAEYDLVMLRNAPAPTAQDNTVYAQVFLNLQGKTLAPQQKEGLATIYSCIQTPQKVVVPPQQNDLESPETPTYENLD; from the exons ATGGCGGGTCCAAAGAAACACCCGGATGACTGGGTGCTACGGTCCTTCTCCAGGAAACCACAGAAGAGTCAGCCGCACGTATTCTCTCCCTTACTGTGGACACATCTCCTCTTCCTGCTCGTGG GACTAGAAGCCTCTGGAAAGGACTCACCCCCAACAGTGGTGCCAGGGATTCTAGGAGGGTCGGTGACTTTCTCCCTGAACATTTCAGTGGACACAGAGATTGAGCACGTCACCTGGAATGGTCCCCAAAAAGCTCTTGCTTTAGCAGTCACAGAAACGCAAGTTATCATTATGGACAAAAGCTACCAGAACCGACTGAACATCAGCTGGAACTACTCCTTGTCTATCAGCAACCTGACTTTGAAAGACGCGGGATCCTACAAAGCCCAGATAAACCGCAAGAATTCTGAGGTCACCGCTGATGAGGAATTCATCCTGCGTGTCTATG AGCAGGTGCAGGTGCCTCGAGTTGTCGTGAAGTCCGTGAACATGTCTGATAGTGCCTCCTGCAACATTACCTTGATTTGCTCTGTGGAGAGGGCAGGGACAAGTGTTCTGTACAGCTGGACCCCGAAGAACACCCATGCTTCTGAATCCCATGgggcctccaccatcaccatCTACTGGATGCCGTGTGACCCAGACCTGCCATACACCTGCACAGCCAGGAACCCAGTCAGCCAGAGCACCTCTGGCCCCATCCATGCCCGGCAGTTCTGTACAG CTCCGGGAGCCTCCAGAGGAGGATCAACGGGGGAGACAGTGGTGGGGATCCTCGGGGAGTCAGTCACCCTCCCCCTAACACTCTCGGCCAGTCGCTACGTGAATAACATTGTCTGGATGTTTAACACATCTATTATCACCAAAAAGCAGGAAGTGAAGCCCAAGATTCCTGACGAGAACTCTGGCCAAGACTACTCCCTGAAGATTGGCCAGCTAAAGATGGAGAATGCCGGCCACTACTATGCCTACGTGTGTTCAGAGGCCTCCAGAGTCATCAGCAGAAGACATTTCACCCTGCTCATCTACC GGAGGCTGAAGAAGCCAAAAGTTACCGGGAGCCTTGAGCTCAGTGAGGATGGCATCTGCAGGGTCAGCCTGACATGTTCAGTGGAGGACAGTGGACACAATGTGACATACTTATGGACCTTCCTACAGAAAGGAACTGTCATGTCCCAAGGGGGATCTCACCTCAATATCTCTTGGAGAAGTGATGAAAATCATCCCAACTTCACATGTACCACCAGGAACCCTGTCAGCAAGAGCTTCCAGTCATTTCTTCCCGGCGACATCTGCCCAG GGCAGGAGAGAAACATGAAGCTCTACATCGGACTCTCCTTGGTGGCTCTTGTTCTTCTGTGCTTTGGGATCTCCATCTGGTGGTGCATGTGGAAGCAAAAAGGACGGCGTGGGTTTCTGAGATCAGTGGCATCTGCCCTAGACCATATCCTGGGACCTTTGCAGGCTT ACTCAGTCCCAGACTCCAGCTCCAACCAAGCTGAAACCCCAGCGGATGCGCCAG GGTATGAAAAGCTGGACACTCTTCTCAAGACTGCCAAGCAACGGTCTAGGCCCCCCTCTGCCAGCAGCTCTGACAGCAGTGCAACAACCGAGGAGACGACAGACATGGTCAAGGCTGGAAGATGCCAGGAGGACACTGGACCTGACTCGGCTTCTGAGAGGCCAGCAGAGTACGATCTCGTCATGCTGAGGAATGCACCTGCACCTACGGCCCAAGACAACACGGTGTATGCGCAAGTATTCCTCAACTTGCAG GGAAAGACCCTAGCTCCTCAGCAGAAAGAGGGTTTGGCCACAATCTACAGCTGTATCCAGACACCCCAGAAG
- the LY9 gene encoding T-lymphocyte surface antigen Ly-9 isoform X2, with amino-acid sequence MAGPKKHPDDWVLRSFSRKPQKSQPHVFSPLLWTHLLFLLVGLEASGKDSPPTVVPGILGGSVTFSLNISVDTEIEHVTWNGPQKALALAVTETQVIIMDKSYQNRLNISWNYSLSISNLTLKDAGSYKAQINRKNSEVTADEEFILRVYEQVQVPRVVVKSVNMSDSASCNITLICSVERAGTSVLYSWTPKNTHASESHGASTITIYWMPCDPDLPYTCTARNPVSQSTSGPIHARQFCTAPGASRGGSTGETVVGILGESVTLPLTLSASRYVNNIVWMFNTSIITKKQEVKPKIPDENSGQDYSLKIGQLKMENAGHYYAYVCSEASRVISRRHFTLLIYRRLKKPKVTGSLELSEDGICRVSLTCSVEDSGHNVTYLWTFLQKGTVMSQGGSHLNISWRSDENHPNFTCTTRNPVSKSFQSFLPGDICPGEKHEALHRTLLGGSCSSVLWDLHLVVHVEAKRTAWVSEISGICPRPYPGTFADSVPDSSSNQAETPADAPGYEKLDTLLKTAKQRSRPPSASSSDSSATTEETTDMVKAGRCQEDTGPDSASERPAEYDLVMLRNAPAPTAQDNTVYAQVFLNLQVSPFDQYTFPPPPVLTPSNVLDDLVPPHGEPGPAAHERTSVALLMLTKPWAPLE; translated from the exons ATGGCGGGTCCAAAGAAACACCCGGATGACTGGGTGCTACGGTCCTTCTCCAGGAAACCACAGAAGAGTCAGCCGCACGTATTCTCTCCCTTACTGTGGACACATCTCCTCTTCCTGCTCGTGG GACTAGAAGCCTCTGGAAAGGACTCACCCCCAACAGTGGTGCCAGGGATTCTAGGAGGGTCGGTGACTTTCTCCCTGAACATTTCAGTGGACACAGAGATTGAGCACGTCACCTGGAATGGTCCCCAAAAAGCTCTTGCTTTAGCAGTCACAGAAACGCAAGTTATCATTATGGACAAAAGCTACCAGAACCGACTGAACATCAGCTGGAACTACTCCTTGTCTATCAGCAACCTGACTTTGAAAGACGCGGGATCCTACAAAGCCCAGATAAACCGCAAGAATTCTGAGGTCACCGCTGATGAGGAATTCATCCTGCGTGTCTATG AGCAGGTGCAGGTGCCTCGAGTTGTCGTGAAGTCCGTGAACATGTCTGATAGTGCCTCCTGCAACATTACCTTGATTTGCTCTGTGGAGAGGGCAGGGACAAGTGTTCTGTACAGCTGGACCCCGAAGAACACCCATGCTTCTGAATCCCATGgggcctccaccatcaccatCTACTGGATGCCGTGTGACCCAGACCTGCCATACACCTGCACAGCCAGGAACCCAGTCAGCCAGAGCACCTCTGGCCCCATCCATGCCCGGCAGTTCTGTACAG CTCCGGGAGCCTCCAGAGGAGGATCAACGGGGGAGACAGTGGTGGGGATCCTCGGGGAGTCAGTCACCCTCCCCCTAACACTCTCGGCCAGTCGCTACGTGAATAACATTGTCTGGATGTTTAACACATCTATTATCACCAAAAAGCAGGAAGTGAAGCCCAAGATTCCTGACGAGAACTCTGGCCAAGACTACTCCCTGAAGATTGGCCAGCTAAAGATGGAGAATGCCGGCCACTACTATGCCTACGTGTGTTCAGAGGCCTCCAGAGTCATCAGCAGAAGACATTTCACCCTGCTCATCTACC GGAGGCTGAAGAAGCCAAAAGTTACCGGGAGCCTTGAGCTCAGTGAGGATGGCATCTGCAGGGTCAGCCTGACATGTTCAGTGGAGGACAGTGGACACAATGTGACATACTTATGGACCTTCCTACAGAAAGGAACTGTCATGTCCCAAGGGGGATCTCACCTCAATATCTCTTGGAGAAGTGATGAAAATCATCCCAACTTCACATGTACCACCAGGAACCCTGTCAGCAAGAGCTTCCAGTCATTTCTTCCCGGCGACATCTGCCCAG GAGAGAAACATGAAGCTCTACATCGGACTCTCCTTGGTGGCTCTTGTTCTTCTGTGCTTTGGGATCTCCATCTGGTGGTGCATGTGGAAGCAAAAAGGACGGCGTGGGTTTCTGAGATCAGTGGCATCTGCCCTAGACCATATCCTGGGACCTTTGCAG ACTCAGTCCCAGACTCCAGCTCCAACCAAGCTGAAACCCCAGCGGATGCGCCAG GGTATGAAAAGCTGGACACTCTTCTCAAGACTGCCAAGCAACGGTCTAGGCCCCCCTCTGCCAGCAGCTCTGACAGCAGTGCAACAACCGAGGAGACGACAGACATGGTCAAGGCTGGAAGATGCCAGGAGGACACTGGACCTGACTCGGCTTCTGAGAGGCCAGCAGAGTACGATCTCGTCATGCTGAGGAATGCACCTGCACCTACGGCCCAAGACAACACGGTGTATGCGCAAGTATTCCTCAACTTGCAGGTGAGCCCTTTTGACCAGTacaccttccctcctcctccagttcTAACACCATCCAATGTCCTGGATGACTTAGTCCCCCCACACGGGGAGCCAGGACCAGCAGCACACGAGCGGACAAGTGTGGCTCTGCTCATGTTAACCAAACCTTGGGCTCCCTTGGAGTGA
- the LY9 gene encoding T-lymphocyte surface antigen Ly-9 isoform X1, whose translation MAGPKKHPDDWVLRSFSRKPQKSQPHVFSPLLWTHLLFLLVGLEASGKDSPPTVVPGILGGSVTFSLNISVDTEIEHVTWNGPQKALALAVTETQVIIMDKSYQNRLNISWNYSLSISNLTLKDAGSYKAQINRKNSEVTADEEFILRVYEQVQVPRVVVKSVNMSDSASCNITLICSVERAGTSVLYSWTPKNTHASESHGASTITIYWMPCDPDLPYTCTARNPVSQSTSGPIHARQFCTAPGASRGGSTGETVVGILGESVTLPLTLSASRYVNNIVWMFNTSIITKKQEVKPKIPDENSGQDYSLKIGQLKMENAGHYYAYVCSEASRVISRRHFTLLIYRRLKKPKVTGSLELSEDGICRVSLTCSVEDSGHNVTYLWTFLQKGTVMSQGGSHLNISWRSDENHPNFTCTTRNPVSKSFQSFLPGDICPGQERNMKLYIGLSLVALVLLCFGISIWWCMWKQKGRRGFLRSVASALDHILGPLQAYSVPDSSSNQAETPADAPGYEKLDTLLKTAKQRSRPPSASSSDSSATTEETTDMVKAGRCQEDTGPDSASERPAEYDLVMLRNAPAPTAQDNTVYAQVFLNLQVSPFDQYTFPPPPVLTPSNVLDDLVPPHGEPGPAAHERTSVALLMLTKPWAPLE comes from the exons ATGGCGGGTCCAAAGAAACACCCGGATGACTGGGTGCTACGGTCCTTCTCCAGGAAACCACAGAAGAGTCAGCCGCACGTATTCTCTCCCTTACTGTGGACACATCTCCTCTTCCTGCTCGTGG GACTAGAAGCCTCTGGAAAGGACTCACCCCCAACAGTGGTGCCAGGGATTCTAGGAGGGTCGGTGACTTTCTCCCTGAACATTTCAGTGGACACAGAGATTGAGCACGTCACCTGGAATGGTCCCCAAAAAGCTCTTGCTTTAGCAGTCACAGAAACGCAAGTTATCATTATGGACAAAAGCTACCAGAACCGACTGAACATCAGCTGGAACTACTCCTTGTCTATCAGCAACCTGACTTTGAAAGACGCGGGATCCTACAAAGCCCAGATAAACCGCAAGAATTCTGAGGTCACCGCTGATGAGGAATTCATCCTGCGTGTCTATG AGCAGGTGCAGGTGCCTCGAGTTGTCGTGAAGTCCGTGAACATGTCTGATAGTGCCTCCTGCAACATTACCTTGATTTGCTCTGTGGAGAGGGCAGGGACAAGTGTTCTGTACAGCTGGACCCCGAAGAACACCCATGCTTCTGAATCCCATGgggcctccaccatcaccatCTACTGGATGCCGTGTGACCCAGACCTGCCATACACCTGCACAGCCAGGAACCCAGTCAGCCAGAGCACCTCTGGCCCCATCCATGCCCGGCAGTTCTGTACAG CTCCGGGAGCCTCCAGAGGAGGATCAACGGGGGAGACAGTGGTGGGGATCCTCGGGGAGTCAGTCACCCTCCCCCTAACACTCTCGGCCAGTCGCTACGTGAATAACATTGTCTGGATGTTTAACACATCTATTATCACCAAAAAGCAGGAAGTGAAGCCCAAGATTCCTGACGAGAACTCTGGCCAAGACTACTCCCTGAAGATTGGCCAGCTAAAGATGGAGAATGCCGGCCACTACTATGCCTACGTGTGTTCAGAGGCCTCCAGAGTCATCAGCAGAAGACATTTCACCCTGCTCATCTACC GGAGGCTGAAGAAGCCAAAAGTTACCGGGAGCCTTGAGCTCAGTGAGGATGGCATCTGCAGGGTCAGCCTGACATGTTCAGTGGAGGACAGTGGACACAATGTGACATACTTATGGACCTTCCTACAGAAAGGAACTGTCATGTCCCAAGGGGGATCTCACCTCAATATCTCTTGGAGAAGTGATGAAAATCATCCCAACTTCACATGTACCACCAGGAACCCTGTCAGCAAGAGCTTCCAGTCATTTCTTCCCGGCGACATCTGCCCAG GGCAGGAGAGAAACATGAAGCTCTACATCGGACTCTCCTTGGTGGCTCTTGTTCTTCTGTGCTTTGGGATCTCCATCTGGTGGTGCATGTGGAAGCAAAAAGGACGGCGTGGGTTTCTGAGATCAGTGGCATCTGCCCTAGACCATATCCTGGGACCTTTGCAGGCTT ACTCAGTCCCAGACTCCAGCTCCAACCAAGCTGAAACCCCAGCGGATGCGCCAG GGTATGAAAAGCTGGACACTCTTCTCAAGACTGCCAAGCAACGGTCTAGGCCCCCCTCTGCCAGCAGCTCTGACAGCAGTGCAACAACCGAGGAGACGACAGACATGGTCAAGGCTGGAAGATGCCAGGAGGACACTGGACCTGACTCGGCTTCTGAGAGGCCAGCAGAGTACGATCTCGTCATGCTGAGGAATGCACCTGCACCTACGGCCCAAGACAACACGGTGTATGCGCAAGTATTCCTCAACTTGCAGGTGAGCCCTTTTGACCAGTacaccttccctcctcctccagttcTAACACCATCCAATGTCCTGGATGACTTAGTCCCCCCACACGGGGAGCCAGGACCAGCAGCACACGAGCGGACAAGTGTGGCTCTGCTCATGTTAACCAAACCTTGGGCTCCCTTGGAGTGA
- the LY9 gene encoding T-lymphocyte surface antigen Ly-9 isoform X7: protein MAGPKKHPDDWVLRSFSRKPQKSQPHVFSPLLWTHLLFLLVGLEASGKDSPPTVVPGILGGSVTFSLNISVDTEIEHVTWNGPQKALALAVTETQVIIMDKSYQNRLNISWNYSLSISNLTLKDAGSYKAQINRKNSEVTADEEFILRVYEQVQVPRVVVKSVNMSDSASCNITLICSVERAGTSVLYSWTPKNTHASESHGASTITIYWMPCDPDLPYTCTARNPVSQSTSGPIHARQFCTAPGASRGGSTGETVVGILGESVTLPLTLSASRYVNNIVWMFNTSIITKKQEVKPKIPDENSGQDYSLKIGQLKMENAGHYYAYVCSEASRVISRRHFTLLIYREKHEALHRTLLGGSCSSVLWDLHLVVHVEAKRTAWVSEISGICPRPYPGTFADSVPDSSSNQAETPADAPGYEKLDTLLKTAKQRSRPPSASSSDSSATTEETTDMVKAGRCQEDTGPDSASERPAEYDLVMLRNAPAPTAQDNTVYAQVFLNLQVSPFDQYTFPPPPVLTPSNVLDDLVPPHGEPGPAAHERTSVALLMLTKPWAPLE, encoded by the exons ATGGCGGGTCCAAAGAAACACCCGGATGACTGGGTGCTACGGTCCTTCTCCAGGAAACCACAGAAGAGTCAGCCGCACGTATTCTCTCCCTTACTGTGGACACATCTCCTCTTCCTGCTCGTGG GACTAGAAGCCTCTGGAAAGGACTCACCCCCAACAGTGGTGCCAGGGATTCTAGGAGGGTCGGTGACTTTCTCCCTGAACATTTCAGTGGACACAGAGATTGAGCACGTCACCTGGAATGGTCCCCAAAAAGCTCTTGCTTTAGCAGTCACAGAAACGCAAGTTATCATTATGGACAAAAGCTACCAGAACCGACTGAACATCAGCTGGAACTACTCCTTGTCTATCAGCAACCTGACTTTGAAAGACGCGGGATCCTACAAAGCCCAGATAAACCGCAAGAATTCTGAGGTCACCGCTGATGAGGAATTCATCCTGCGTGTCTATG AGCAGGTGCAGGTGCCTCGAGTTGTCGTGAAGTCCGTGAACATGTCTGATAGTGCCTCCTGCAACATTACCTTGATTTGCTCTGTGGAGAGGGCAGGGACAAGTGTTCTGTACAGCTGGACCCCGAAGAACACCCATGCTTCTGAATCCCATGgggcctccaccatcaccatCTACTGGATGCCGTGTGACCCAGACCTGCCATACACCTGCACAGCCAGGAACCCAGTCAGCCAGAGCACCTCTGGCCCCATCCATGCCCGGCAGTTCTGTACAG CTCCGGGAGCCTCCAGAGGAGGATCAACGGGGGAGACAGTGGTGGGGATCCTCGGGGAGTCAGTCACCCTCCCCCTAACACTCTCGGCCAGTCGCTACGTGAATAACATTGTCTGGATGTTTAACACATCTATTATCACCAAAAAGCAGGAAGTGAAGCCCAAGATTCCTGACGAGAACTCTGGCCAAGACTACTCCCTGAAGATTGGCCAGCTAAAGATGGAGAATGCCGGCCACTACTATGCCTACGTGTGTTCAGAGGCCTCCAGAGTCATCAGCAGAAGACATTTCACCCTGCTCATCTACC GAGAGAAACATGAAGCTCTACATCGGACTCTCCTTGGTGGCTCTTGTTCTTCTGTGCTTTGGGATCTCCATCTGGTGGTGCATGTGGAAGCAAAAAGGACGGCGTGGGTTTCTGAGATCAGTGGCATCTGCCCTAGACCATATCCTGGGACCTTTGCAG ACTCAGTCCCAGACTCCAGCTCCAACCAAGCTGAAACCCCAGCGGATGCGCCAG GGTATGAAAAGCTGGACACTCTTCTCAAGACTGCCAAGCAACGGTCTAGGCCCCCCTCTGCCAGCAGCTCTGACAGCAGTGCAACAACCGAGGAGACGACAGACATGGTCAAGGCTGGAAGATGCCAGGAGGACACTGGACCTGACTCGGCTTCTGAGAGGCCAGCAGAGTACGATCTCGTCATGCTGAGGAATGCACCTGCACCTACGGCCCAAGACAACACGGTGTATGCGCAAGTATTCCTCAACTTGCAGGTGAGCCCTTTTGACCAGTacaccttccctcctcctccagttcTAACACCATCCAATGTCCTGGATGACTTAGTCCCCCCACACGGGGAGCCAGGACCAGCAGCACACGAGCGGACAAGTGTGGCTCTGCTCATGTTAACCAAACCTTGGGCTCCCTTGGAGTGA
- the LY9 gene encoding T-lymphocyte surface antigen Ly-9 isoform X8, with protein sequence MAGPKKHPDDWVLRSFSRKPQKSQPHVFSPLLWTHLLFLLVGLEASGKDSPPTVVPGILGGSVTFSLNISVDTEIEHVTWNGPQKALALAVTETQVIIMDKSYQNRLNISWNYSLSISNLTLKDAGSYKAQINRKNSEVTADEEFILRVYEQVQVPRVVVKSVNMSDSASCNITLICSVERAGTSVLYSWTPKNTHASESHGASTITIYWMPCDPDLPYTCTARNPVSQSTSGPIHARQFCTAPGASRGGSTGETVVGILGESVTLPLTLSASRYVNNIVWMFNTSIITKKQEVKPKIPDENSGQDYSLKIGQLKMENAGHYYAYVCSEASRVISRRHFTLLIYRQERNMKLYIGLSLVALVLLCFGISIWWCMWKQKGRHSVPDSSSNQAETPADAPGYEKLDTLLKTAKQRSRPPSASSSDSSATTEETTDMVKAGRCQEDTGPDSASERPAEYDLVMLRNAPAPTAQDNTVYAQVFLNLQVSPFDQYTFPPPPVLTPSNVLDDLVPPHGEPGPAAHERTSVALLMLTKPWAPLE encoded by the exons ATGGCGGGTCCAAAGAAACACCCGGATGACTGGGTGCTACGGTCCTTCTCCAGGAAACCACAGAAGAGTCAGCCGCACGTATTCTCTCCCTTACTGTGGACACATCTCCTCTTCCTGCTCGTGG GACTAGAAGCCTCTGGAAAGGACTCACCCCCAACAGTGGTGCCAGGGATTCTAGGAGGGTCGGTGACTTTCTCCCTGAACATTTCAGTGGACACAGAGATTGAGCACGTCACCTGGAATGGTCCCCAAAAAGCTCTTGCTTTAGCAGTCACAGAAACGCAAGTTATCATTATGGACAAAAGCTACCAGAACCGACTGAACATCAGCTGGAACTACTCCTTGTCTATCAGCAACCTGACTTTGAAAGACGCGGGATCCTACAAAGCCCAGATAAACCGCAAGAATTCTGAGGTCACCGCTGATGAGGAATTCATCCTGCGTGTCTATG AGCAGGTGCAGGTGCCTCGAGTTGTCGTGAAGTCCGTGAACATGTCTGATAGTGCCTCCTGCAACATTACCTTGATTTGCTCTGTGGAGAGGGCAGGGACAAGTGTTCTGTACAGCTGGACCCCGAAGAACACCCATGCTTCTGAATCCCATGgggcctccaccatcaccatCTACTGGATGCCGTGTGACCCAGACCTGCCATACACCTGCACAGCCAGGAACCCAGTCAGCCAGAGCACCTCTGGCCCCATCCATGCCCGGCAGTTCTGTACAG CTCCGGGAGCCTCCAGAGGAGGATCAACGGGGGAGACAGTGGTGGGGATCCTCGGGGAGTCAGTCACCCTCCCCCTAACACTCTCGGCCAGTCGCTACGTGAATAACATTGTCTGGATGTTTAACACATCTATTATCACCAAAAAGCAGGAAGTGAAGCCCAAGATTCCTGACGAGAACTCTGGCCAAGACTACTCCCTGAAGATTGGCCAGCTAAAGATGGAGAATGCCGGCCACTACTATGCCTACGTGTGTTCAGAGGCCTCCAGAGTCATCAGCAGAAGACATTTCACCCTGCTCATCTACC GGCAGGAGAGAAACATGAAGCTCTACATCGGACTCTCCTTGGTGGCTCTTGTTCTTCTGTGCTTTGGGATCTCCATCTGGTGGTGCATGTGGAAGCAAAAAGGACGGC ACTCAGTCCCAGACTCCAGCTCCAACCAAGCTGAAACCCCAGCGGATGCGCCAG GGTATGAAAAGCTGGACACTCTTCTCAAGACTGCCAAGCAACGGTCTAGGCCCCCCTCTGCCAGCAGCTCTGACAGCAGTGCAACAACCGAGGAGACGACAGACATGGTCAAGGCTGGAAGATGCCAGGAGGACACTGGACCTGACTCGGCTTCTGAGAGGCCAGCAGAGTACGATCTCGTCATGCTGAGGAATGCACCTGCACCTACGGCCCAAGACAACACGGTGTATGCGCAAGTATTCCTCAACTTGCAGGTGAGCCCTTTTGACCAGTacaccttccctcctcctccagttcTAACACCATCCAATGTCCTGGATGACTTAGTCCCCCCACACGGGGAGCCAGGACCAGCAGCACACGAGCGGACAAGTGTGGCTCTGCTCATGTTAACCAAACCTTGGGCTCCCTTGGAGTGA
- the LY9 gene encoding T-lymphocyte surface antigen Ly-9 isoform X4, with protein MAGPKKHPDDWVLRSFSRKPQKSQPHVFSPLLWTHLLFLLVGLEASGKDSPPTVVPGILGGSVTFSLNISVDTEIEHVTWNGPQKALALAVTETQVIIMDKSYQNRLNISWNYSLSISNLTLKDAGSYKAQINRKNSEVTADEEFILRVYEQVQVPRVVVKSVNMSDSASCNITLICSVERAGTSVLYSWTPKNTHASESHGASTITIYWMPCDPDLPYTCTARNPVSQSTSGPIHARQFCTAPGASRGGSTGETVVGILGESVTLPLTLSASRYVNNIVWMFNTSIITKKQEVKPKIPDENSGQDYSLKIGQLKMENAGHYYAYVCSEASRVISRRHFTLLIYRRLKKPKVTGSLELSEDGICRVSLTCSVEDSGHNVTYLWTFLQKGTVMSQGGSHLNISWRSDENHPNFTCTTRNPVSKSFQSFLPGDICPGQERNMKLYIGLSLVALVLLCFGISIWWCMWKQKGRHSVPDSSSNQAETPADAPGYEKLDTLLKTAKQRSRPPSASSSDSSATTEETTDMVKAGRCQEDTGPDSASERPAEYDLVMLRNAPAPTAQDNTVYAQVFLNLQVSPFDQYTFPPPPVLTPSNVLDDLVPPHGEPGPAAHERTSVALLMLTKPWAPLE; from the exons ATGGCGGGTCCAAAGAAACACCCGGATGACTGGGTGCTACGGTCCTTCTCCAGGAAACCACAGAAGAGTCAGCCGCACGTATTCTCTCCCTTACTGTGGACACATCTCCTCTTCCTGCTCGTGG GACTAGAAGCCTCTGGAAAGGACTCACCCCCAACAGTGGTGCCAGGGATTCTAGGAGGGTCGGTGACTTTCTCCCTGAACATTTCAGTGGACACAGAGATTGAGCACGTCACCTGGAATGGTCCCCAAAAAGCTCTTGCTTTAGCAGTCACAGAAACGCAAGTTATCATTATGGACAAAAGCTACCAGAACCGACTGAACATCAGCTGGAACTACTCCTTGTCTATCAGCAACCTGACTTTGAAAGACGCGGGATCCTACAAAGCCCAGATAAACCGCAAGAATTCTGAGGTCACCGCTGATGAGGAATTCATCCTGCGTGTCTATG AGCAGGTGCAGGTGCCTCGAGTTGTCGTGAAGTCCGTGAACATGTCTGATAGTGCCTCCTGCAACATTACCTTGATTTGCTCTGTGGAGAGGGCAGGGACAAGTGTTCTGTACAGCTGGACCCCGAAGAACACCCATGCTTCTGAATCCCATGgggcctccaccatcaccatCTACTGGATGCCGTGTGACCCAGACCTGCCATACACCTGCACAGCCAGGAACCCAGTCAGCCAGAGCACCTCTGGCCCCATCCATGCCCGGCAGTTCTGTACAG CTCCGGGAGCCTCCAGAGGAGGATCAACGGGGGAGACAGTGGTGGGGATCCTCGGGGAGTCAGTCACCCTCCCCCTAACACTCTCGGCCAGTCGCTACGTGAATAACATTGTCTGGATGTTTAACACATCTATTATCACCAAAAAGCAGGAAGTGAAGCCCAAGATTCCTGACGAGAACTCTGGCCAAGACTACTCCCTGAAGATTGGCCAGCTAAAGATGGAGAATGCCGGCCACTACTATGCCTACGTGTGTTCAGAGGCCTCCAGAGTCATCAGCAGAAGACATTTCACCCTGCTCATCTACC GGAGGCTGAAGAAGCCAAAAGTTACCGGGAGCCTTGAGCTCAGTGAGGATGGCATCTGCAGGGTCAGCCTGACATGTTCAGTGGAGGACAGTGGACACAATGTGACATACTTATGGACCTTCCTACAGAAAGGAACTGTCATGTCCCAAGGGGGATCTCACCTCAATATCTCTTGGAGAAGTGATGAAAATCATCCCAACTTCACATGTACCACCAGGAACCCTGTCAGCAAGAGCTTCCAGTCATTTCTTCCCGGCGACATCTGCCCAG GGCAGGAGAGAAACATGAAGCTCTACATCGGACTCTCCTTGGTGGCTCTTGTTCTTCTGTGCTTTGGGATCTCCATCTGGTGGTGCATGTGGAAGCAAAAAGGACGGC ACTCAGTCCCAGACTCCAGCTCCAACCAAGCTGAAACCCCAGCGGATGCGCCAG GGTATGAAAAGCTGGACACTCTTCTCAAGACTGCCAAGCAACGGTCTAGGCCCCCCTCTGCCAGCAGCTCTGACAGCAGTGCAACAACCGAGGAGACGACAGACATGGTCAAGGCTGGAAGATGCCAGGAGGACACTGGACCTGACTCGGCTTCTGAGAGGCCAGCAGAGTACGATCTCGTCATGCTGAGGAATGCACCTGCACCTACGGCCCAAGACAACACGGTGTATGCGCAAGTATTCCTCAACTTGCAGGTGAGCCCTTTTGACCAGTacaccttccctcctcctccagttcTAACACCATCCAATGTCCTGGATGACTTAGTCCCCCCACACGGGGAGCCAGGACCAGCAGCACACGAGCGGACAAGTGTGGCTCTGCTCATGTTAACCAAACCTTGGGCTCCCTTGGAGTGA